One part of the Gemmatimonadota bacterium genome encodes these proteins:
- the aspS gene encoding aspartate--tRNA(Asn) ligase, whose amino-acid sequence MKYIAISELSKYIDQTVTLQGWVHTLRDQKHVQFLILRNRTGSVQVVHEKTGALAERVSALTRESAISISGRVVENTGVRLGGVEIQLAELCVVNVAEAPLPLDPFSESASGIDHRLDWRHLDLRVPRSRLIFEIQTTVEEAMREYWMQNHFIEIHSPKLMGTASESGAELFALPYFNTTAYLAQSPQFYKQMAMASGFDRVFEVAPVFRADPSFTSRHTTEFTSVDVEIAWIDSHEDVMAFEEAWLQQVIYTVREKYGDEIAENYGVELTVPALPFPRITMAEALAVLFEQGHAPEREGDLDPKGERLLGEYIRKTRGCDYVFVIDYPVSVRPFYHMRHPGQPELTRSFDLLYRGVEITTGAQREHRPDVLRAQAREKGLDLRVIQFYLDFFKYGCPPHGGFGFGLSRLLMVMLGLSSVRETTFLSRTPNRLHP is encoded by the coding sequence ATGAAATACATCGCAATATCTGAACTTTCCAAATATATCGATCAAACTGTTACCCTTCAGGGATGGGTGCATACCCTGCGCGATCAAAAGCATGTCCAGTTTCTCATTTTGAGAAATCGCACGGGAAGTGTACAGGTCGTTCACGAAAAGACAGGGGCGTTGGCAGAGCGGGTTTCTGCTCTTACGCGAGAATCGGCGATATCCATAAGCGGACGCGTTGTCGAAAATACAGGTGTTCGTCTGGGGGGTGTTGAGATTCAGCTTGCAGAGTTGTGCGTTGTCAATGTAGCTGAAGCGCCGTTGCCTCTGGATCCGTTTTCCGAAAGTGCATCGGGTATTGACCATCGGCTGGATTGGCGGCATCTCGATCTTCGCGTTCCGCGCAGTCGGTTGATTTTTGAGATACAAACTACTGTTGAAGAAGCTATGCGCGAGTATTGGATGCAGAATCATTTTATCGAGATCCACTCTCCCAAACTGATGGGTACAGCCAGTGAGTCAGGGGCTGAGTTGTTTGCGCTGCCGTATTTCAACACCACAGCCTATCTGGCGCAATCGCCTCAGTTTTACAAACAGATGGCGATGGCGTCTGGTTTTGATCGCGTGTTTGAGGTTGCGCCGGTTTTTCGCGCCGATCCCTCATTTACCTCGCGCCATACGACGGAGTTTACCAGTGTGGATGTCGAGATCGCATGGATTGATAGTCACGAGGATGTGATGGCATTTGAAGAAGCGTGGCTTCAGCAGGTCATTTATACGGTGCGAGAAAAATATGGTGATGAGATTGCCGAAAATTACGGCGTTGAACTCACGGTGCCAGCGTTGCCTTTTCCGCGGATCACGATGGCTGAGGCATTGGCAGTGTTGTTCGAACAGGGCCACGCGCCAGAGCGAGAAGGCGATCTCGATCCAAAGGGCGAGCGTTTGCTCGGTGAGTATATCCGCAAAACCCGGGGTTGCGATTATGTCTTTGTGATAGACTACCCGGTGTCTGTGCGGCCATTTTACCACATGCGTCATCCGGGCCAGCCTGAGTTGACCAGGAGCTTTGATCTGCTCTATCGCGGTGTGGAAATTACTACAGGGGCGCAGCGCGAACACCGTCCCGATGTTCTGAGGGCGCAGGCGAGAGAGAAAGGGCTGGATTTAAGGGTTATTCAGTTTTATCTCGATTTTTTTAAGTACGGATGTCCTCCGCACGGGGGATTTGGTTTTGGCCTGTCGCGTTTGCTTATGGTTATGCTCGGCTTGTCCTCTGTGCGCGAGACGACTTTTTTGTCTCGCACCCCCAACAGGTTACATCCATAA
- a CDS encoding adenosine kinase: MRQYDVYGLGNALVDIQFRVDPSFFEAMGIDKGVMTLIDGDRQRALIDALGGKEMARSSGGSAANTMIALANCGGRGYYGCKVAEDADGEFYLRDLNTAGVACNPSHRGQGVTGKCLVMITEDADRTMNTFLGITSTFGVAQVEDAVIADSQYIYIEGYLVAADDGFEAAQMAQKVAQARGTKVALTLSDPSIVAAFKDRMTALVNAGVDMLFCNEDEGMIFTGAETAEEAFDALRQRVGGLALTYGAEGARVCDGGDVLQAPGFEVEAVDTNGAGDSFAGAYLFAVTQGYDAAQAARLATYVSSRVVAKYGPRFERKLSGTAINRILKMR, from the coding sequence ATGCGTCAATACGATGTGTATGGGCTGGGCAATGCGCTGGTGGATATCCAGTTTCGGGTTGATCCGTCGTTTTTTGAGGCGATGGGGATTGACAAGGGTGTGATGACGCTGATTGACGGAGATCGCCAGCGCGCGTTGATCGATGCTTTGGGCGGGAAGGAGATGGCGCGTTCGTCGGGCGGTTCGGCAGCCAATACGATGATCGCGTTGGCCAATTGTGGTGGACGGGGCTATTACGGATGCAAGGTGGCTGAGGATGCCGATGGCGAGTTTTATCTTCGCGATCTCAATACTGCGGGAGTGGCGTGCAATCCTTCACATCGCGGGCAAGGGGTTACGGGCAAGTGTTTGGTGATGATTACGGAGGATGCTGATCGCACGATGAATACATTTTTGGGGATTACGAGTACGTTTGGTGTGGCGCAGGTTGAGGATGCTGTGATTGCCGACAGTCAGTATATTTATATTGAGGGTTATCTGGTTGCGGCAGACGATGGCTTTGAAGCGGCACAGATGGCGCAAAAGGTGGCGCAGGCGCGTGGTACAAAGGTCGCACTCACTCTGAGCGATCCGTCTATTGTGGCTGCTTTTAAGGATAGGATGACAGCATTGGTCAATGCAGGCGTGGATATGCTGTTTTGCAATGAGGATGAGGGCATGATATTTACCGGTGCGGAGACGGCGGAAGAGGCTTTTGACGCGTTGCGACAACGAGTGGGCGGTTTGGCTCTGACGTATGGTGCGGAGGGTGCCCGGGTTTGCGACGGTGGCGATGTGTTGCAGGCGCCGGGTTTTGAGGTTGAAGCTGTGGATACCAATGGTGCGGGCGATTCGTTTGCCGGTGCGTATTTATTTGCTGTGACCCAGGGGTATGACGCGGCTCAGGCTGCGCGGCTCGCGACTTATGTGTCCTCGCGCGTTGTCGCCAAATACGGGCCGCGTTTTGAAAGGAAATTGAGTGGGACAGCGATCAATCGGATTTTGAAAATGCGCTAA